In Streptomyces sclerotialus, the DNA window GCCGCGGTCCGGGTCGAACCGGTCGATCGCGTTGATGAGCCCGATGGTGCCGACCTGGACCACGTCCTCCATGGGTTCGTTACGGCTGCGGAAGCGCGCGGCCGCGTAACGGACCAGGGGGAGGTTGGCCTCGATCAGTGCGTCCCGCACCCGGGCGTGCTCGGGGGTGCCCGGCTCCAGCCCGGCCAGCTCGGCGAAGAGGACTTGCGTGAGCGCCCGGGTGTCCGCACTCCTGCTCTGGCGGGATGGCGCCTTCGGCGCAGTACGGGCCGTCACGGTTCACGCCTCCCCTTGGCAGGACTGGGCTTGTGTCGGACTGGGCTCTGGGCTTTGCGGTAACGGACTCATCCGGCAAAAGCGGTCATAGCATCACAAGACATGTGCACTGTGTGCAAGCACCGCATATCGCCGTGTTGGGCGGCAGTTGGCGGGGCGTGCGGTCGGTGAGCGGGGGACGGTCGGGTGGTGCGTTGACGGCGGGCGGGGCGGTACGGGGCGCCCACCGGCCTCCTGCCGGGGCCCTCGGTGGGAGGCCGGGCATGAAGAAACCCCCCGCCTGTAAGGACGAGGGGCGCTGTCGGGCCGGAGCGGGGCGCGGGAGACGCCACCGGGGCTCCGGCCCTGCGGTGTCGCGGTCCGGGTGTCTCCGGGCCGCTGCGGGCGGCTCCGGGCGTCTCCGGGACGCTTCGGGCCGGGGGTCAGATTTCGTAGTCGGCGATCACCCAGGTGGCGAACTCCGCCCACTGGCGGACACCCGCCTGGTGGGCGGGGTGCTCCAGATAGCGCGTGAGGGCGTCCTTGTCGGCGACGGCCGAGTTGATCGCGAAGTCGTACGCGATCGGGCGGTCGGTGACGTTCCAGCCGCACTCCCAGAACTCCAGGTCGGGGATGAGGTCACCGAGCTCCTGGAAGGCCTTCACGCCGGCCGCGACCCGCGGCTCGTCGCGCTCGACACCTTCGTTGAGCTTGAACAGGACCAGGTGGCGGATCATGGGCGGACCTCCGTGGGTGCGTCGTACGGGCGTGCGGGCCATGCTGCGGCGCGCGGGCGTGCGGGGCGTGTGCGGGCAGAGGGGGAGCTCCGGGGGCGGCGGAGTACCGCGGGCGCTGCGGAGCGCCGGACGGGGCCCCGAGGGCCGCTGGGTCGTTCCTGCCGGCTGACTGCCAGCTGACTGCCGGCTGACTGCCGACTGGCTGTGGGGTGCGGGCTGCGGGGGGGGGGGGCTGCGGCCTGCGTCCGTAGGCCGGCTACTGGATCAGTGAGGTCATGAACTGGCCGACGCCCTGGGCGGCGTCCGAGATGCCCTCGAACCCTATCTGGACGAGATCGGCGGCCCGGGTGGGGGACGTGACGATCGTGTACAGGACGAAGACGACGACCACATACAGCGCGATCTTCTTCGTTTCCACCATTCGTCCCGTCTCCCCTACGGCTTTCACCGGCGGTTCCCGCCCGGTGCGGTCGGGCGAGTTTAACCACACCGGCCCCACGGCAGCAGCCGTGTCCAGGCCACCTCCGCTCCCTCAGGGGCGGCCCCGCGGGATCCTGCGGGTGGCGTCAGGGACGAAAGTCCTCCCGATCGGGGCCGTTCGGCGGCCCGTTGAGCGGGGGCGCGGCCGCAGGCTGGACGGTGAAGCCCGGCGGATCTGGCAGGAGTCCGCGGGGTGGGGACCGGGCCCCGCTGCGGGGTTCGCACCGCGCTCCTCCCGGCAGCGGTGCGGGCCATGGGGCCCGGAAACGGCGAAGGGCCCGACTCCGAGAGTCGGGCCCTTCGTGCGAGCGGTAGCGGTGGGATTTGAACCCACGGAGGAGTTGCCCCCTCACGCGCTTTCGAGGCGCGCTCCTTCGGCCGCTCGGACACGCTACCGAGGCAGAGCCTAGCCCATGAGGGGCCGTGCGCCGAAATCGGTTCGGGGTGGCGGGGGTGCAGCCCCGGAGAATCGCGCTCCACGGGGGCGTGGTCACGCTCTCAGCGGCGCCCTCAGTGGCGCTATCAGTGGCGTCCTCAGCGGCGCCCTCAGCGGTGCCGGAAGAAGTCGGTGAGGAGCGCCGCGCAGTCGTCGGCCAGGACGTCGGTGATCACTTCGGGGCGGTGGTTGAGGCGCCGGTCACGTACCACGTCCCAGAGGGAGCCGGCCGCGCCCGCCTTCTCGTCGCGGGCGCCGTAGACCACCCGGTCGACCCGGGACAGCACGATCGCGCCCGCGCACATCGTGCACGGCTCGAGCGTGACCACGAGGGTGCAGCCGGTCAGCCGCCAGTCGGTACCGCGGCGCCCCTCGCCGGTACCGGCCGCGCGCGCCTCCTCCTGGAGCGTGCGGGCCGCTGCCCGGATGGCGAGTACCTCGGCATGGGCCGTCGGGTCGCCGGTGGCCTCGCGTGCGTTGTGGCCGGTACCGATCACCCGGCCGTCAGCGGACAGCACGACGGCGCCCACCGGGACGTCTCCGGTCCCGGGGGCGAGCGCGGCCTCGCCCAGGGCCTGCCGCATGGGCGCGGCCCACGGGTCGCGCAACGGATCGGGTGCGGGGGCCACCGGGGCCGGGGCGGGCTGTGCGTCGGTCATGACAACAGTGTCGGTGACCATGCCGGAGTCGGTGCCGGTGCCGGCACCCGCACCGGGGGTAGGCGGAGGCCGGCCCGGGGCGGAGGGACACAGGGCCGGCGGGCTCAGGGCAGGCGGGCACAGGCCCGCGACGGCCCCGCGGTGGGTGGACGGGGGAGCGGCCCGTGGTGCGCCGCTCCCCGGTCGTCACCGCACCGCCTCGAGCACGTCCGTGCAGCCCAGCGCGTCGGCGATCTCGCCCAGCGCGTCACCGTTGCTGTCGAAGGTGAGCAGGTCCTTGCCGGTGACGCCGAGGTCGTCGAGGAGGTCGACGTCGCCGAGCGGCCCGGCGGGTACCGGGTCGTCGGCGGCGGCCTCCGTGTCGTCCTCGGCGCCCTCGGGCTCACCGTCTTCCGTACCGTCCAGGTTGGTCAGATCGTCGAGGTCCTCCGGGGCTTCCTCGTCGCTGCCGGTCAGCTCGTCGGTCAGCATGGCGCCGTACGAGCTGCGGGACGCGGCGGC includes these proteins:
- a CDS encoding Dabb family protein — encoded protein: MIRHLVLFKLNEGVERDEPRVAAGVKAFQELGDLIPDLEFWECGWNVTDRPIAYDFAINSAVADKDALTRYLEHPAHQAGVRQWAEFATWVIADYEI
- the tadA gene encoding tRNA adenosine(34) deaminase TadA, producing the protein MTDAQPAPAPVAPAPDPLRDPWAAPMRQALGEAALAPGTGDVPVGAVVLSADGRVIGTGHNAREATGDPTAHAEVLAIRAAARTLQEEARAAGTGEGRRGTDWRLTGCTLVVTLEPCTMCAGAIVLSRVDRVVYGARDEKAGAAGSLWDVVRDRRLNHRPEVITDVLADDCAALLTDFFRHR
- a CDS encoding tRNA adenosine deaminase-associated protein, with amino-acid sequence MYFAALLARTEDGWEASDTELDDVETLADLADLARQAAVDDDTVVAFIEQEGAWFGVVRVDGEEDPRVFVSNAAAASRSSYGAMLTDELTGSDEEAPEDLDDLTNLDGTEDGEPEGAEDDTEAAADDPVPAGPLGDVDLLDDLGVTGKDLLTFDSNGDALGEIADALGCTDVLEAVR